The Pseudoxanthomonas sp. CF385 sequence GGCAGGTGGAGGGGAACGCCCTCGGGCGTGACGACTTCACGGTAGGTGTCCAGCATCAGGCGCGCACCACGATCGTGTCGGCCATATCGTCGTGCAGACAGCGCCGCCCGTCGCGGAAGATCGTCAGCGCATCCACTAACGAGAACAATGGGCCGATGCAGGGCAGCGCGCCGATCAGCGTCGGCAGCACGTAGCGCAGTCCCAGCAGGCGCGCGGCGGCGCAGTGCGAGCCGTCGGCGCGGACCACCCGCACGCCGAACCATCGTTTGGCCAGCGTCTGTCCGTCCCTGACCAGCAGGAAGATGTTGAAGCCAATCAGTGCGACGGCGAGCGGCGTGGTCACCCAGGCCACGGGCGCCAGCCAGCGCACCCAGGGGGGCGTCGGCTCCAGCAACAGCATGTACCCCGGCAACAACAGGCTGCCGACCATGAGGTTGTCCACGATGACCGCTCCCAAGCGCTCCGCTCGGCCAGCGAGCACGCGCGGCAACGTGTCCACGATCGTCTCGGCGACGGTCGCGGGCGCGGCATACGGATTGCCTTGCTCGTCGGCGCTTTCCATGCGTGATCCCCTGTACCCGCCGACTTTAGCCGGACGCGCCACGCTTGCCCAGCCGCACTACACTCCGCCCTCGTGGACACGGCCTTTTCCTGCCGATCGGGCTGCGCAGCGTGCTGTACCGCGCCGTCGATCACCTCGCCGATCCCCGGCATGCCGCAGGGCAAGCCGGCGGGCGTGCCGTGCGTGCAGTTGGATGAAGCGCTGCGCTGCCGGTTGTTCGGGCATCCGGAGCGCCCGGCGTTCTGCGGCACGCTGAAGCCCGGACCCGACATGTGCGGCGCCAGCCGGCAGGACGCGATGGCATTGCTGGCGGCGCTCGAACGCGCGACCGCACCCGCCGCACACACCCCTCCCCACGGAGACACTGCATGCAGCGGACCTGGAACCTGATCCTGGCGTTGGTCGTCGGCGCGACGATCGTCGCCCAGCTCGTGGTGCTCCTGTCCGGCGGCCAGGACGTGAACACCGCATCGGCGGCGGCCCCGGTCGCGCTGCCGACCCGGCTGCTGCGGTTCTTCAGCTACTTCACCGTGCAGAGCAATCTGCTGGTGCTGGCCGCCGCGATCAGCCTGGCCATCGACCCCCGGCGCGACGGCGCGGTGTGGCGGGTGCTCAGGCTGGATGCGCTGCTCGGCATCGCGGTCACGGGCGTGGTGTCGGCCACGTTGCTGGCAGGGCTGGTGCAGCATGTCGGCATCGGCGTGTGGATCAACGCCGGCTTCCACCAGTTTTCGCCGGTGTGGACGCTGGTGGGCTGGCTGCTGCTGGGCCCTCGGCCACGCATCGACCTGCGTACCCTCGGCTGGGCCTTCGCGTGGCCGGTGGCGTGGCTGGCGTACACGATGGCGCATGGCGCGCTGACGGGCTGGTATCCCTACCCCTTCCTCAATGCGGACAAGCTTGGGTACGGCCAGGTGGGCATCACCCTGGTGGTGATCTTGGGCGCCGCGCTCGCCACCGCCTTCTTGCTGCGAACCATCGAGCGCTGGCTGCCGCCGACGCGCTGACCGCTGCCGCTCACGCCACCTGCGTGGAAATCCACCAGGTGGTGCCGCCGGCATCGCGAAAGCCGCCGCGTCGATCGCCATCGCCCTTCTCCTCGGGCGCCTGCACCGGTTCGGCACCGGCGGCCAGCGCGCGCCCCCAGGTGGCGTCCACATCGGGGACGTAGATGTGCACATGGCTGGCGATGGCGGGCCAGCCTTCCATGCCGTCGGCCAGCATCAGCACGGTGTCGTCGATGCGCACTTCGGCGTGGCCGAGGCGATCGCCCATCGGATGCATGCGCAAGGGTTCGGCGCCAAAGACGGCGACGAGGAAATCGATCGTGCGCTGCGCGCCATCGACGACCAGGTACGGTGCGGCCGAGGTGTAGCCCTGCGGTTTCCAGGCCATGTGGATTCTCCCGCGGCGCGACAGGCGCCGGTGATGCTCAGGCGATGGGCGGCGGCTGCAGGTACTGGTCCTTCAGCCGGACGTAGTGGCCTGCCGAATAATGCAGGCTCTCGATTTCCTTCTCGGTCAGCATGCGGGCGAAGCGGGCCGGATTGCCCAGCCACAGCTCGCCCTCGCCCACCACCTTGCCGGGGCCGAGCACCGCGCCGGCGCCGAGGAAGCCGTACTTCTTCACCTTGGCGCCGTCGAGGATGCAGGCGCCCATGCCGATCAGGCACAGGTCTTCGATGGTGCAGGCATGGATGATGGTGCCGTGGCCGATGGTGACGTCGGCGCCGATCAGCGTGGGATAGCCGGCCTTGTTGTACGGGCTGTGGTGGCTGACATGGACGATGGTGCCGTCCTGCACGTTGGTGCGCGCGCCGACACGGATGAAGTTGACGTCGCCGCGCAGGATCGTGCCGGGCCAGACCGAAGCATCCTCGGCCAGTTCGACATCGCCGATCACGGTGGCGGCCGGATCGACGTAGACCCGCGGGCCGAGGACGGGAAAGCGGCCAAGATAGGGGCGCAGGGCGGTCAGAGTGTCGGTCATGCCCGGATTGTAGTGCGCCCGCTCGCAAGGGAAGGCATACACTCGGGCCATGACGACCTTCCCGCATGCCGCCACCACCGCCGCGAACGCCGCCATCACCGCCGCCAATGCCGCGATCACGGCCGCTGCGGCGGGCGAGCAGCCCGCCCACGCGTCGCCATCGCAAGGCGGCGAGCCCGCGCGCGACACGCCCGCGGCCGACCTCGCGCCGACGCTGGACCGGTTGCGCCAGGCCTGGCAGGCCCGCAAGCCCGACTACGCGCAGCGTCGCGACGACCTGCAGCGGCTGCGCGATGCACTGAAGCGCCGGCTGCCGGAGATGGCCGACACCGTCGCCGCCGATTTCGGCCACCGTTCGCGCCACGAGTCGCTGATCGCCGACGGCATGACGGTGCTCAACGAGATCGACCACCTGGCTTCGCACCTGCGCCGCTGGATGAAGCCGCGCCGCGTGGGCGTGGGCTGGCGCTTCTGGCCGGCACGCGCCGAAGTGCGGCAGGCGCCGGTCGGTGTGGTCGGGGTGATCTCGCCCTGGAACTATCCGGTCAATCTGGCGCTGATCCCGCTGGCCACCGCGATCGCGGCTGGCAACCACGTCTACCTGAAGCCGTCGGAGCACACGCCGCGCACGACCGAGTTCCTGCGCTCGCTGCTGGCGGAGGTATTCCCGCGGGAACGCGTCGCCGTGGCCGCCGGCGGTGCCGAGGTAGCCGCAGCATTCGCCGCACTGCCGTTCGACCACCTGGTATTCACCGGCTCCACCGCCGTGGGCCGCAAGGTGATGGCGGCCGCGGCGCCGAATCTCACGCCGTTGACGCTGGAACTGGGTGGCAAATCGCCCGCCATCGTCTGCGACGATTTCCCCGTGGAACAGGCCGCCGCGCGGTTGGCCACCGGCAAGTGGTTCAACGGCGGCCAGACCTGCATCGCCCCGGACTACGTACTGCTGGTGGGCCGCAGCCGGCGCGATGCGCTGGTGCAGGCGTTGCGCGAGCAAGTGGCGGCGCGCTACGGCGACCTGTCCGATGCCGGCGACTACACCCGCATCATCAACGACGGCCAGTTCGCCCGGCTCGAAAGCTACCTGGACGACGCCCGCCAGCGCGGCCACGAGGTGATCCCGCTGGCCGCCACCCACGACCGCGCGCAGCGACTGTTCGCCCCCGCGCTGGTGCTGGAGCCCGGCGACGATGCGAAGGTGATGCAGGACGAGATCTTCGGCCCGATCCTGCCCATCCGCACGGTCGGCTCGCTGGACGAGGCCCTCGCCTACGTCAACGCGCACGATCGCCCGCTGGCGCTGTACCCGTTCAGCCACGACCGCGCGCGGATCGAGAAGATCCTGCAGACCACGCTCGCCGGCGGCGTGACCGTCAACGACACCGTGCTGCACTTCGGTATCAATGCGCTGCCGTTCGGCGGCATCGGTCCCAGCGGCATGGGCGCCTACCACGGGCGGGCGGGCTTCGATGCGATGAGCAAGGCGCTGCCGGTGCTGTGGCAACCGCGGCGCGCGGGCAGCGACCTGCTGAAGCCGCCGTACTCGAAGGTCGCCCGGTTCATCGACTTCATCATCCGCTGACCGCATCGCGGACATCGCGGGCGGCGACTGTCCGCGACCTCGTCGAGAATCGCCCTTCCCGTTCGTCGGACGGGAAGACGCCCACCTGACGGACCGCCATGTCGACCCCGAACCCGCCTGCCAGAGCCACCCGCCGCGAATGGATCGGGCTGGCCATCATCGCCCTGCCCTGCATGGTCTATGCGATGGACCTGACCGTGCTGAACCTCGCGCTGCCGGCGATCAGCGCCGAACTGGACCCCAGCGCCAGCCAGTTGCTGTGGATCGTCGACGTGTACGGCTTCCTCGTCGCCGGCTTCCTGATCACGATGGGCACGCTGGGCGACCGGATCGGCCGGCGCAAGCTGCTGTTGATCGGCGCGGCGGCATTCGCCGCGGCCTCGGTGATCGCGGCGTTCTCGCGCAGCGCGGAGATGCTCATCGCGATGCGCGCCCTGCTCGGCGTGGCGGGCGCGACGCTGGCGCCGTCGACGATGTCGCTGATCCGCAACATGTTCCATGACGAACACGAGCGCCAGTTCGCGATCGGCGTGTGGATCGCGGCCTTCTCGGTCGGCGGTGCGATCGGCCCGCTCGTCGGCGGCCTGCTGCTGCAATGGTGGTGGTGGGGCGCGGCGTTCCTGGCGGCGGTGCCGGTGATGGTGCTGCTGCTGGTGCTGGGGCCGAAGCTGCTTCCCGAATACCGCGACCCGGACGCCGGCGCGCTCGATCCGCTGAGCATGGTGCAGTCGCTGTTCGCGGTGCTGGCCGTGGTCTACGGACTGAAGCGCATCGCCGAGTACGGCGCCGATATGCGCGGGATCGTGGTGCTGCTGGTCGGCCTCTTGCTGGGCATGCTGTTCGTGCGCCGGCAGAAACATCTGGCCTATCCGTTCCTCGACGTGACCCTGTTCCGGCGGCCGGCGTTCTCGGCGGCCATCGTGGCCTATGCGCTCGCCGGCCTGTCGATGATGGGGGTGTACATCTTCATGACCCAGTACCTGCAACTGGTGCTGGGCCTGACCCCGCTGCAGGCCGGCATCGCGACGGTGCCGTGGTCGCTCTGCTTCACTTTCGGCTCGCTGCTGGCGCCAAGACTGGCGCGGCATTGGGGGGCGCGCCGGGTGATGGTGCGCGGCCTTCTGCTCGCTGCCGTCGGTTTCGGGATCACCGCATGGGTGGTGCCGCCGTACGGGCTGTGGATCCTGATCGCCGGGATGCTGGCGATGAGCCTGGGCATGGCGCCGGTGTTCACCGTCGGCAACGAACTCATCATCACCACCGCGCCGCCGGAACGCGCGGGCGCGGCCTCCGCACTGGCCGAGACCAGCGCCGAACTCAGCGGCGCGCTCGGCATCGCCGTGCTCGGCAGCGCCGGCATGCTGGCGTATCGCCTGTGGCTGGACCCCGCCTTGCCGGCGACAATCGGCGCCGCCGATACGACACGCGCGCTGTCCACGCTGGGCGGTGCGGTGACGGTGGGTGGCGAACTCGGCGGGGCCGCCGGCGCGACCGTCGTCGACACCGCGCGGACCGCGTTCACCGGCGCGATGCGTGCGATCGCCGTGTTCGGCATGGCGATGATGCTGCTGGCCGCCTGGATGGCCGCGCGGCTGATGCGCGATGGCGAGGGCGAAGCGCACGGCGCCGCGCTGGCCGACGAAGCTTCGGGCGCCTGATCGGCGGACCTGGCTTAGAATCGCCGCCATGAAGATCGCCAGCTGGAACGTCAATTCGCTCAACGTGCGCCTGCCGCACCTCACCCAGTGGCTGGGCGCGTTCGCGCCGGACATCGTGGGCCTGCAGGAAACAAAACTGGAGGACCACCGCTTCCCGGACACGGCGCTGGCGGAGCTGGGCTACCGCAGCGTGTTCGCCGGACAGAAGACCTACAACGGCGTGGCGCTCCTATCGCGCGAGTCCATCGGCGACGTGCAGGTGGGCATTCCCGGATTCGAGGACGAACAGAAACGGGTGATCGCGGCGACCGTGGGCGAGGTGCGCGTCGTCAACCTGTACGTGGTCAACGGCCAGGACGTGGGCACGGAAAAGTACGCCTACAAGCTGCGCTGGCTGGAGGCGGTGCACGACTGGCTGGCCGCCGAGCTGCAGGCGCACCCGAAGCTGGTGGTGATGGGCGACTTCAACATCGCGCCGGACGATCGCGATGTGTTCGATCCGAAAGTCTGGAACGACGGCCACATCCTCACCTCCACCGCCGAGCGAGGCGCGCTGCAGCGCCTGTATGCGCTGGGCCTGCACGACGCCTTCCGCCTGCACAGCGACGAGGCCAACGTCTACAGCTGGTGGGACTACCGGATGGGCGGCCTGCGCCGCAACCTGGGCCTGCGCATCGACCTGACGCTGGTGTCCGACGCGCTGCGCGGACACGCGGTGGAGTCCGGCATCGACCGCGAACCCCGCACGTGGGACCGACCCAGCGACCACGCCCCGGCGTGGGTACGGCTGGGCGGCTAACGACGAAACGAAGAAGGCCCGGCATCTGCCGGGCCTTCTTCTTGCCACGGGCCTTGGGTGCGTCTCGAACGCGCACGCGGCCGCAGCGAAAACGCTACCGTGCGCGGCCCCTGCTCAGCAGGTTCACGATCAGCAGCAGCACCACTGCGCCGATGAAGGCGGTGATGAGGAAGCCGACCCAGCCGCCGCCCAGGCCCAGGCCCAGCGCCGGCAGCAGCCACCCGCCGAGGAAACCGCCGATGATGCCGACGACGATGTTCAGGATGATGCCCTGCGAACCATCGCGTCTCATCACGATGCTCGCCAGCCAGCCGGCGACGCCGCCCACGATCAGATAGATGAGAAAATTCATGCGT is a genomic window containing:
- a CDS encoding RDD family protein produces the protein MESADEQGNPYAAPATVAETIVDTLPRVLAGRAERLGAVIVDNLMVGSLLLPGYMLLLEPTPPWVRWLAPVAWVTTPLAVALIGFNIFLLVRDGQTLAKRWFGVRVVRADGSHCAAARLLGLRYVLPTLIGALPCIGPLFSLVDALTIFRDGRRCLHDDMADTIVVRA
- a CDS encoding YkgJ family cysteine cluster protein, producing MDTAFSCRSGCAACCTAPSITSPIPGMPQGKPAGVPCVQLDEALRCRLFGHPERPAFCGTLKPGPDMCGASRQDAMALLAALERATAPAAHTPPHGDTACSGPGT
- a CDS encoding Pr6Pr family membrane protein, whose translation is MQRTWNLILALVVGATIVAQLVVLLSGGQDVNTASAAAPVALPTRLLRFFSYFTVQSNLLVLAAAISLAIDPRRDGAVWRVLRLDALLGIAVTGVVSATLLAGLVQHVGIGVWINAGFHQFSPVWTLVGWLLLGPRPRIDLRTLGWAFAWPVAWLAYTMAHGALTGWYPYPFLNADKLGYGQVGITLVVILGAALATAFLLRTIERWLPPTR
- a CDS encoding VOC family protein, whose protein sequence is MAWKPQGYTSAAPYLVVDGAQRTIDFLVAVFGAEPLRMHPMGDRLGHAEVRIDDTVLMLADGMEGWPAIASHVHIYVPDVDATWGRALAAGAEPVQAPEEKGDGDRRGGFRDAGGTTWWISTQVA
- a CDS encoding gamma carbonic anhydrase family protein; the encoded protein is MTALRPYLGRFPVLGPRVYVDPAATVIGDVELAEDASVWPGTILRGDVNFIRVGARTNVQDGTIVHVSHHSPYNKAGYPTLIGADVTIGHGTIIHACTIEDLCLIGMGACILDGAKVKKYGFLGAGAVLGPGKVVGEGELWLGNPARFARMLTEKEIESLHYSAGHYVRLKDQYLQPPPIA
- a CDS encoding coniferyl aldehyde dehydrogenase, with the translated sequence MTTFPHAATTAANAAITAANAAITAAAAGEQPAHASPSQGGEPARDTPAADLAPTLDRLRQAWQARKPDYAQRRDDLQRLRDALKRRLPEMADTVAADFGHRSRHESLIADGMTVLNEIDHLASHLRRWMKPRRVGVGWRFWPARAEVRQAPVGVVGVISPWNYPVNLALIPLATAIAAGNHVYLKPSEHTPRTTEFLRSLLAEVFPRERVAVAAGGAEVAAAFAALPFDHLVFTGSTAVGRKVMAAAAPNLTPLTLELGGKSPAIVCDDFPVEQAAARLATGKWFNGGQTCIAPDYVLLVGRSRRDALVQALREQVAARYGDLSDAGDYTRIINDGQFARLESYLDDARQRGHEVIPLAATHDRAQRLFAPALVLEPGDDAKVMQDEIFGPILPIRTVGSLDEALAYVNAHDRPLALYPFSHDRARIEKILQTTLAGGVTVNDTVLHFGINALPFGGIGPSGMGAYHGRAGFDAMSKALPVLWQPRRAGSDLLKPPYSKVARFIDFIIR
- a CDS encoding MFS transporter — encoded protein: MSTPNPPARATRREWIGLAIIALPCMVYAMDLTVLNLALPAISAELDPSASQLLWIVDVYGFLVAGFLITMGTLGDRIGRRKLLLIGAAAFAAASVIAAFSRSAEMLIAMRALLGVAGATLAPSTMSLIRNMFHDEHERQFAIGVWIAAFSVGGAIGPLVGGLLLQWWWWGAAFLAAVPVMVLLLVLGPKLLPEYRDPDAGALDPLSMVQSLFAVLAVVYGLKRIAEYGADMRGIVVLLVGLLLGMLFVRRQKHLAYPFLDVTLFRRPAFSAAIVAYALAGLSMMGVYIFMTQYLQLVLGLTPLQAGIATVPWSLCFTFGSLLAPRLARHWGARRVMVRGLLLAAVGFGITAWVVPPYGLWILIAGMLAMSLGMAPVFTVGNELIITTAPPERAGAASALAETSAELSGALGIAVLGSAGMLAYRLWLDPALPATIGAADTTRALSTLGGAVTVGGELGGAAGATVVDTARTAFTGAMRAIAVFGMAMMLLAAWMAARLMRDGEGEAHGAALADEASGA
- the xth gene encoding exodeoxyribonuclease III; translation: MKIASWNVNSLNVRLPHLTQWLGAFAPDIVGLQETKLEDHRFPDTALAELGYRSVFAGQKTYNGVALLSRESIGDVQVGIPGFEDEQKRVIAATVGEVRVVNLYVVNGQDVGTEKYAYKLRWLEAVHDWLAAELQAHPKLVVMGDFNIAPDDRDVFDPKVWNDGHILTSTAERGALQRLYALGLHDAFRLHSDEANVYSWWDYRMGGLRRNLGLRIDLTLVSDALRGHAVESGIDREPRTWDRPSDHAPAWVRLGG
- a CDS encoding GlsB/YeaQ/YmgE family stress response membrane protein, which translates into the protein MNFLIYLIVGGVAGWLASIVMRRDGSQGIILNIVVGIIGGFLGGWLLPALGLGLGGGWVGFLITAFIGAVVLLLIVNLLSRGRAR